A stretch of DNA from Clostridium sp. JN-9:
CGTAAATTCAAATATTTTAAAAGGAAGAAAAGCTAGCGTAAAAGAAATATGTATTTTCTGCAGTAATCTGGCAATAATGTTGAAATCAGGCATATCAATTTTAAGCGCAGTAAATTTCTGCGCTTCTGAAAGTACTAATAATACAATGAAAAGCATTTTAAAGTCAATAAGTATTGATTTAAGCGGTGGGAAAAGCTTTTATGAATGCATAAAAGTGAGAAAAGGATATTTCCCAATATTTATGATTGAAATGATAAACGTAGGAGAAAACAGCGGCAGTCTGGATAAAGTATTAGAAAAATTAATTGAATATTACAGCACAGAAAATGAATTTAAACAAAAATTGATAAATACACTGCTGTATCCGGCAATGGTATGTATAATTGGATTTTTTATACTGATGTTTGTGATAAAAAGCATAGTACCCCAATTGCTGAATACAGTAAATGATTTAGGTGGTGAAATTCCGCCCATTACAAAAAAACTAATTACTACAATATCTTTTTTAAATAGGGCTTCGATACCATTTTTTCTAGCAGTTATATTTTTAATCATACTATCCAGAATTATGCATAAAAACGAAAAATTAATTTT
This window harbors:
- a CDS encoding type II secretion system F family protein — translated: MRKILKDNEYYLINYKNVNSNILKGRKASVKEICIFCSNLAIMLKSGISILSAVNFCASESTNNTMKSILKSISIDLSGGKSFYECIKVRKGYFPIFMIEMINVGENSGSLDKVLEKLIEYYSTENEFKQKLINTLLYPAMVCIIGFFILMFVIKSIVPQLLNTVNDLGGEIPPITKKLITTISFLNRASIPFFLAVIFLIILSRIMHKNEKLILLKHKLILKIPVLKKLIEKIILNKFCITLNMLLDSGLDIISSLYIVKNVMGNKVFEKSIDECIISLKQGESVHYAISHSRFNNKLFLNLIKIGEETGSLENSFKRASDIISAQIKEKLNIFSTVLQPILLIAIAAVIGTVIFSVMAPMFSIMDKI